One Triticum dicoccoides isolate Atlit2015 ecotype Zavitan chromosome 5B, WEW_v2.0, whole genome shotgun sequence genomic window carries:
- the LOC119305658 gene encoding alpha carbonic anhydrase 7-like: METARRRHVRAAGPAFTSAILVIFAFTFVESKPARARTPEHASGPASAPAHAPASGPDQAAASHALFNYKEKDPTGPDKWAKLNKGWAACGDGKKQSPINIRKVKINKDMGPLEQTYKLSACTLENRGHDFILQWKGGNGKLTIEKKDYVLQQVHWHVPSEHTANGTRFDMELHMVHEDSSKARAVVSVLYSTKEAGDPDKTLTDLAPYFKRLAGKYNENEDVKEPVDPSVWVDKASSYYRYDGSLTTPPCTEGVLWNILSKVKHVSKEHIKMMESVSEKPEPNARPAQKIHGRVVRYFEGKEAKD, translated from the exons ATGGAGACGGCCCGCCGGAGACATGTTCGAGCCGCCGGCCCTGCCTTCACGTCAGCCATCCTTGTGATCTTCGCCTTCACATTTGTGGAATCTAAACCGGCGCGGGCACGAACGCCAGAGCATGCGTCTGGACCGGCGTCTGCACCTGCCCATGCGCCTGCGTCTGGGCCTGATCAGGCGGCAGCTTCTC ACGCTCTGTTCAACTACAAGGAGAAAGACCCAACTGGGCCCGACAAATGGGCCAAGCTGAATAAGGGATGGGCTGCCTGTGGCGACGGCAAGAAGCAGTCCCCGATCAACATCCGCAAGGTGAAAATCAACAAGGACATGGGCCCTCTAGAGCAGACCTACAAGTTAAGCGCCTGCACACTGgaaaaccgcgggcacgacttcatC CTGCAATGGAAAGGTGGGAATGGCAAGTTGACGATCGAGAAGAAGGATTACGTGCTCCAGCAGGTGCACTGGCACGTGCCCTCGGAGCACACCGCCAATGGCACCAG GTTCGACATGGAGTTGCACATGGTTCACGAGGACTCCAGCAAGGCGCGCGCCGTCGTCTCCGTGCTCTACTCCACCAAAGAGGCCGGCGACCCCGACAAGACGCTGACTGAT ctggcgcCATATTTCAAGAGGCTCGCCGGCAAGTACAACGAGAACGAGGATGTGAAGGAGCCCGTTGATCCGTCCGTCTGGGTCGACAAGGCCTCGAGCTACTACAGATACGACGGCTCCCTCACCACTCCGCCTTGCACCGAAGGGGTTCTTTGGAACATCCTGAGCAAG GTGAAACACGTATCAAAGGAGCATATCAAGATGATGGAGTCGGTGAGCGAG AAACCTGAGCCAAATGCCCGGCCGGCTCAGAAAATCCATGGTCGAGTTGTTCGCTACTTCGAAGGCAAAGAAGCAAAAGATTGA